In Castanea sativa cultivar Marrone di Chiusa Pesio chromosome 6, ASM4071231v1, a single window of DNA contains:
- the LOC142640312 gene encoding disease resistance protein Roq1-like encodes MALMNDGSTFSLRTGKWIFDVFLNFRGKDTRHRFLRLLYDALVEKKISTFKDDKVLEKGKPIPSELLKAIEGSRFLVVIFSKKYAFSSWCLDELTKIVECRHEKKGHTIFPVFYDVKPTEVRKQEGSFGEAFAKHEEVFKENLEKVKKWRDALKEVANISGWVIPMGCKTTIARVVYDSFSNQFEASSFLHGIRETYGRQSLVYLQKKFLSDILMERNIIVESRYKGVQLIKHRLCNKKVLLVFDDIDDLHQVQFLVGHGDWFGPGSRIIITTRDKDLLRELEVDEMYSPAEMSNDEALRLFSLTCFGSEHTPKGYKEMSDHVVSYARGLPIAIKFLGSHLVGRSIPEWKSCLDGLENNIPIELLQVFQISYDGLFDFVKEIFLHMACFFNGEDQKCTIDILDSLGLYTQIGLKELMNKSLLNLSLDKNHLWMHPLVQQMGREIVCKECLKWPSRRSRLWLPEDIDVVLTHNMGTDAIKCIVLNLPVQKKVHWHPEAFSKIRNLQLLKIHNVQLQHELTHFPNELRFVEWSGYSSKSLPPNFKPKKLVELRMCHSNIELLWKGVKKLNRLRSIKLSDSRNLIRTPNFSAAPHLESIDFEGCTNLVEIHPSVGVLKRLILLNLKDCTSLKSLLPKLEMESLEILILSGCSKVKEIPEFAKDMEQLRELHLNGTAIKYLPSSIEHLTGLTLLNISHCKNLVGLPCAVFRMEKFSKVQDDGSRLSS; translated from the exons ATGGCTCTTATGAACGACGGAAGCACCTTTTCGTTGCGTACTGGTAAATGGATTTTCGATGTCTTCCTTAATTTCAGAGGCAAGGACACTCGCCACAGGTTTTTGCGTCTTCTATATGACGCtttggttgagaaaaaaatCTCCACGTTCAAGGATGATAAAGTACTTGAGAAAGGAAAACCCATTCCCTCAGAACTCTTGAAAGCAATAGAAGGATCAAGATTTTTGGTtgtcattttttcaaaaaaatatgcaTTCTCTAGTTGGTGCTTAGATGAACTTACAAAGATTGTCGAATGCCGCCATGAAAAGAAGGGGCATACAATTTTTCCAGTTTTCTATGATGTTAAACCAACTGAGGTACGGAAGCAGGAAGGGAGTTTTGGAGAAGCATTTGCGAAGCATGAAGAAGTTTTTAAGGAGAATCTGGAGAAGGTGAAAAAATGGAGGGATGCTTTAAAAGAAGTCGCCAATATCAGTGGTTGGGTTATACCGATGGG GTGTAAGACAACCATTGCAAGAGTGGTTTATGATAGCTTCTCTAATCAATTTGAAGCTAGTAGCTTTCTCCATGGTATTAGAGAAACATACGGAAGACAGAGTTTAGTTTATCTGcagaaaaaatttctttctgaCATCTTGATGGAAAGAAATATAATAGTTGAAAGTAGGTACAAAGGAGTCCAATTGATCAAGCACAGGCTATGTAATAAAAAGGTACTTCTCGTCTTTGATGACATTGATGATTTGCATCAAGTACAGTTTTTGGTTGGCCATGGTGATTGGTTTGGCCCAGGCAGTAGAATTATCATTACAACGAGAGATAAAGATTTGCTAAGGGAACTAGAAGTTGATGAAATGTATAGCCCTGCGGAAATGAGTAATGATGAGGCTCTTCGTCTTTTCAGCTTGACATGTTTCGGCAGTGAACACACTCCTAAAGGTTATAAGGAGATGTCCGATCATGTTGTCAGTTATGCTCGCGGCCTTCCTATAGCAATTAAGTTTTTGGGTTCTCATCTAGTCGGCAGAAGCATCCCTGAATGGAAAAGCTGTTTAGATGGGCTTGAAAATAATATTCCAATAGAACTTTTACAAGTATTTCAAATAAGTTATGatggtttatttgattttgtaaaaGAAATATTTCTACATATGGCATGTTTCTTCAATGGGGAGGACCAAAAATGCACAATAGATATACTAGACTCTCTGGGACTTTACACGCAAATTGGATTAAAGGAACTTATGAATaaatctctcttaaatttatcTTTAGACAAGAACCACTTGTGGATGCATCCACTAGTTCAACAAATGGGCCGGGAAATTGTTTGTAAAGAATGTCTTAAATGGCCTTCGAGACGAAGTAGATTATGGTTGCCAGAGGACATTGATGTTGTGCTTACACACAATATG GGTACAGATGCTATTAAATGCATAGTCCTCAACTTGCCTGTACAAAAAAAGGTACATTGGCATCCAGAAGCCTTTTCAAAGATTCGTAATCTTCAATTGCTCAAAATTCACAATGTGCAACTTCAGCATGAACTCACTCATTTTCCTAACGAGTTAAGATTTGTTGAATGGAGTGGGTATTCTTCAAAATCTTTGCCACCAAATTTCAAACCTAAGAAGCTTGTTGAACTTAGAATGTGTCATAGCAACATTGAACTACTTTGGAAGGGAGTAAAG AAATTAAACCGTTTAAGATCCATCAAACTTAGTGACTCCCGGAATCTTATTAGGACCCCAAACTTCTCTGCAGCTCCACATCTTGAGAGCATAGATTTTGAAGGCTGTACAAATTTAGTTGAGATTCACCCATCTGTTGGCGTACTTAAACGccttattttgttgaatttgaAAGATTGCACAAGTCTTAAAAGTCTCCTGCCCAAGCTTGAAATGGAATCTCTAGAAATTCTTATTCTTTCTGGCTGCTCCAAAGTCAAGGAGATTCCAGAATTTGCAAAAGACATGGAACAGTTACGGGAGCTTCATTTAAATGGTACTGCAATTAAATATCTACCTTCATCAATTGAACATTTAACTGGTCTAACTTTATTGAATATAAGCCATTGCAAAAATCTGGTGGGCCTTCCATGTGCCGTTTTTAGAATGGA GAAGTTTTCAAAGGTTCAAGATGATGGATCAAGGTTGTCCTCCTGA